The Tepidisphaeraceae bacterium genome includes a region encoding these proteins:
- a CDS encoding DEAD/DEAH box helicase — MSDITSIPSISVKYAGDGTSTTSNNMGMRAMQERVWQKRGEQYLLIKSPPASGKSRALMFVALDKLNKQKLKQAIIVVPEKAIGASFHDEPLSQFGFDYDWTVEPRWNLCDAPGNDNGGKVKSVEAFLQSESKALVCTHATFRYAFEKLGAEVFDDRLIAVDEFHHVSVGEDNRLGDYVHQLIDRGKAHIVAMTGSYFRGDAAAVLHPDDESKFETVTYTYYEQLNGYQYLKQLDLGYFFYSGSYAGSILKVLNPHEKTILHIPNVNSRESTKDKIKEVENILNALGDWQGMDDATGFQLVKLPDGKVLRVADLVDDDPNKREKVAAALRDATQKNNRDHVDLIIALGMAKEGFDWIWCEHALTVGYRSSLTEIVQIIGRATRDAPGKTKARFTNLIAEPDATEAAVTEAVNDTLKAIAASLLMEQVLAPRFEFRPKNPTNTATPGFEYTGGYDPNGTNVGVNPATGAIQLEIKGLVAPKSPEATRIVREDLTELITSFVQDKPTIERGIFDSEMPPEELTQLRMGKIVKERFPNLDEEDQEAVRQHAVAALNLVQQAKKALTDPLPGTVGKDEPSTNTAFVDGVRKFCMSVQELDIDLIDRINPFGEAYAILSKTMSEERLRAVAEVIAARRVSMTIEEARDLAKRALRFKAEKGRLPSLTAADAWEKRMAEGIAYLQRQAKGG, encoded by the coding sequence TTGAGTGACATCACTTCGATTCCGTCGATTTCCGTCAAGTACGCGGGGGACGGCACCAGCACGACGTCGAACAACATGGGCATGCGGGCGATGCAGGAGCGCGTCTGGCAGAAGCGGGGCGAGCAATACCTGCTGATCAAGAGCCCGCCGGCCTCGGGCAAGAGCCGGGCGCTGATGTTCGTGGCGCTGGACAAGCTGAACAAGCAGAAGCTGAAGCAGGCGATCATCGTCGTGCCGGAAAAAGCGATCGGCGCGAGTTTTCATGATGAGCCGCTGAGCCAGTTCGGGTTCGATTACGACTGGACCGTCGAGCCCCGCTGGAACCTGTGCGACGCACCCGGCAATGACAACGGCGGGAAGGTGAAATCGGTCGAGGCGTTTTTGCAGAGCGAGTCGAAGGCGCTCGTCTGCACGCACGCGACGTTCCGCTACGCGTTCGAAAAGCTCGGGGCCGAAGTGTTCGACGACCGGTTAATCGCGGTGGACGAGTTCCACCACGTCTCGGTGGGTGAAGACAATCGCTTGGGCGACTACGTCCATCAGCTCATCGATCGCGGCAAGGCGCATATCGTGGCTATGACCGGCAGCTATTTCCGCGGCGACGCCGCGGCCGTGCTGCACCCGGACGATGAGTCGAAGTTTGAGACCGTCACCTACACCTATTACGAACAGCTGAACGGGTACCAGTATCTCAAGCAGCTGGACCTGGGCTACTTCTTCTACAGCGGCAGCTACGCCGGCAGCATTTTGAAGGTGTTGAACCCGCACGAGAAGACGATTTTGCACATCCCCAACGTGAACTCGCGCGAGAGCACGAAGGACAAGATCAAGGAGGTTGAAAACATCCTGAACGCCTTGGGCGACTGGCAGGGGATGGACGACGCGACGGGGTTTCAACTCGTCAAGCTGCCCGATGGCAAAGTGCTGCGCGTGGCCGACCTGGTGGATGACGACCCCAACAAGCGCGAGAAGGTGGCGGCCGCGCTGCGGGACGCGACGCAGAAGAACAACCGCGACCACGTGGACCTGATCATCGCGCTGGGCATGGCGAAGGAAGGGTTCGACTGGATCTGGTGCGAGCACGCGCTGACGGTGGGGTATCGGTCGAGCCTGACGGAGATCGTGCAGATCATCGGCCGGGCCACGCGCGACGCCCCGGGCAAGACGAAGGCGCGGTTCACCAACCTGATCGCCGAGCCCGACGCCACCGAGGCGGCCGTGACTGAAGCGGTAAACGACACGCTGAAGGCGATCGCGGCGAGTTTGTTAATGGAGCAAGTGCTGGCCCCGCGGTTCGAGTTCCGCCCGAAGAACCCGACGAACACCGCGACGCCCGGCTTTGAATACACCGGCGGGTACGATCCGAACGGAACGAACGTGGGCGTGAACCCGGCGACGGGCGCGATTCAGCTGGAGATCAAAGGATTGGTTGCGCCGAAGTCGCCGGAGGCGACGCGCATCGTGAGGGAAGACCTGACGGAGTTGATCACGAGCTTCGTGCAGGACAAACCGACGATCGAGCGGGGCATCTTCGACTCGGAGATGCCGCCGGAAGAGTTGACGCAGCTGAGGATGGGGAAGATCGTGAAGGAACGGTTCCCCAACCTCGACGAGGAAGATCAGGAAGCCGTCCGCCAGCACGCGGTGGCGGCGCTGAACCTCGTGCAGCAGGCGAAGAAGGCGTTGACCGACCCATTGCCCGGCACCGTCGGGAAAGACGAGCCGTCGACGAACACGGCGTTCGTGGACGGCGTTCGGAAATTCTGCATGTCGGTGCAGGAGTTGGACATCGACCTGATCGACCGCATCAACCCGTTCGGCGAGGCGTACGCGATTTTGTCGAAGACGATGAGCGAGGAGCGCCTGCGGGCGGTGGCCGAAGTGATCGCGGCCAGGCGGGTGAGCATGACGATCGAAGAGGCCCGCGACCTGGCGAAGCGGGCGCTGCGCTTCAAGGCGGAGAAGGGCCGACTGCCGTCGCTGACCGCCGCCGACGCGTGGGAAAAGCGAATGGCCGAGGGGATTGCGTACCTTCAACGCCAGGCGAAAGGAGGTTAA
- the infB gene encoding translation initiation factor IF-2 has product MAKGIRVNQLAKEIGIESKAILARCREEGLADKVPNHQSTISLGLAETIREWFVGQGGDGGTAVATAPAETATKAKASRAPSRKKVDSDDAGDAPAVDESSAPEVKVEAPVTTPTPAEPTDAPATPVVEAPTVAPVAAPAAPVAPVVADEPVVQPPDVVPPASPNPAAPTAPEQPNIAASAPAPAPVAPVRPAVTGTPHSNVPAELRPQVSRPTVTIDSIRAQQGPPIRKPVAVAPQLKALAPAQIQGPRVVREEKPDIVSAPRPRRPIGDNQGPAGPAGYSTARPTTGRGVKVSDEEEAEAAKKAKSKAAGNSIRRGADGRRGQAEEKLKEFTEADLIARRDALNAATATRTNIDRHLKQVSSRGTHSIAKSKAERGEPIEMEEPISVKSLAAAMGVKSNELITKLMRQGVFANVNQTLDTTVAESLALDYGIELRIAQARTLEDDLLAEFQARVPEEANLRKRPPVVTILGHVDHGKTSLLDKIRSANVAAGEAGGITQHTAAWMVTLGEGDAKRQVTFIDTPGHQAFTSMRARGANMTDVVVLVVSAAEGVQPQTIESINHAKAAGVPIVVALNKIDRVDANPDMVLGQLAGHDLNPVEWGGTTEVIRTSATTGQGITELIEILDYQSELLDLKADPTAPARGIVIEARVDEGLGPIATVLVQDGTLNVGDVVLSGPGYGRVRGLRDDRRKPVGEATPSMPVIVMGLSTLPSAGSKFYIVEEIERARAIAEERASQVRAEALGNQTKVTAGNLLASIAAGDVSTINLIIKADTQGSIETLVANVGGQNTEEVQVKVIHSGVGAINESDVELAMATKINIVDPSKPRKVAIIGFHVTPEDTARALAEQNHIDVKTYRVIYEIFDDLKKALSGMLSKEVREKIHGHVEVRAVFKASKLGNIAGSFVTDGHVLRTDKVRLIRDGKIVTEGLTLESLRRVKDDVREVKAGFECGIKIAGYEDVRVGDRLEAYITEEFERTL; this is encoded by the coding sequence TTGGCAAAGGGCATTCGCGTCAATCAACTGGCCAAGGAAATTGGCATCGAGAGCAAGGCGATCCTGGCGCGTTGTCGCGAGGAAGGTCTTGCCGACAAGGTCCCCAATCACCAGAGCACGATCAGCCTCGGGCTGGCGGAGACGATCCGGGAATGGTTCGTCGGGCAGGGTGGTGACGGTGGGACCGCGGTGGCCACTGCGCCCGCTGAGACGGCGACCAAGGCCAAGGCGTCGCGCGCGCCATCGCGCAAGAAGGTGGATTCGGACGACGCCGGTGACGCGCCGGCGGTCGATGAGTCCAGCGCGCCCGAAGTGAAGGTGGAGGCCCCGGTGACGACGCCGACGCCCGCCGAACCGACCGATGCGCCGGCGACGCCGGTCGTGGAAGCGCCGACCGTGGCGCCCGTAGCGGCGCCGGCCGCCCCCGTGGCGCCGGTCGTCGCCGACGAGCCTGTGGTTCAGCCACCCGACGTCGTGCCACCCGCCTCGCCGAACCCGGCTGCCCCTACGGCGCCCGAGCAACCGAACATTGCCGCCAGTGCACCCGCGCCGGCGCCCGTTGCCCCGGTGCGGCCAGCCGTCACCGGCACGCCGCACAGCAACGTGCCGGCCGAACTGCGTCCGCAGGTGTCGCGTCCGACGGTTACCATCGACAGCATTCGCGCCCAGCAGGGCCCCCCGATCCGCAAGCCGGTCGCCGTCGCCCCGCAGTTGAAGGCGCTGGCACCAGCCCAGATTCAGGGCCCGCGCGTGGTGCGCGAAGAGAAGCCCGACATCGTCTCGGCCCCACGGCCGCGCCGTCCAATCGGTGACAACCAGGGCCCCGCGGGCCCGGCCGGTTACTCGACGGCACGCCCGACCACCGGGCGCGGCGTGAAGGTGAGTGACGAGGAGGAGGCCGAGGCAGCCAAGAAGGCCAAGAGCAAGGCCGCCGGCAACTCGATCCGCCGCGGCGCCGATGGTCGCCGTGGCCAGGCCGAGGAGAAGCTCAAGGAGTTCACAGAGGCCGATCTCATTGCCCGTCGCGATGCGCTCAACGCCGCTACTGCGACGCGCACGAACATCGATCGCCACCTCAAGCAGGTGTCGTCGCGCGGCACGCACTCGATCGCCAAGAGCAAGGCCGAGCGCGGCGAGCCGATCGAGATGGAGGAGCCGATCTCCGTCAAATCGCTCGCGGCCGCCATGGGCGTCAAGAGTAACGAGCTGATCACGAAGCTGATGCGGCAGGGCGTCTTCGCCAACGTCAACCAGACGCTGGACACGACCGTTGCTGAATCGCTGGCGCTCGATTACGGCATCGAGCTGCGCATCGCGCAGGCCCGCACGCTGGAAGACGATTTGCTGGCCGAGTTCCAGGCGCGTGTGCCGGAAGAGGCCAACCTGAGGAAGCGCCCGCCGGTCGTGACGATCCTCGGTCACGTCGACCACGGCAAAACGAGTCTGCTGGACAAGATCCGCTCGGCCAACGTGGCCGCCGGCGAGGCCGGTGGCATCACGCAGCACACCGCCGCCTGGATGGTGACGCTGGGCGAGGGGGACGCGAAGCGCCAGGTGACGTTTATCGACACGCCGGGCCACCAGGCCTTCACGAGCATGCGTGCCCGCGGCGCGAACATGACCGACGTCGTCGTGCTGGTCGTCAGTGCAGCTGAAGGCGTGCAGCCGCAGACGATCGAGTCGATCAACCACGCCAAGGCCGCCGGTGTGCCAATCGTGGTCGCGCTGAACAAAATCGACCGCGTCGACGCCAACCCCGACATGGTCCTGGGCCAGTTGGCCGGTCACGATTTGAACCCGGTGGAATGGGGCGGCACGACGGAGGTCATCCGCACCAGCGCCACGACGGGCCAGGGCATCACCGAACTGATCGAGATCCTGGACTACCAGAGCGAACTGCTCGACCTGAAGGCCGACCCGACGGCCCCGGCTCGCGGCATCGTGATCGAGGCGCGCGTGGACGAGGGCCTTGGCCCGATCGCCACCGTGCTGGTGCAGGACGGCACGCTGAACGTCGGTGACGTCGTGCTGAGCGGCCCGGGCTACGGTCGCGTTCGCGGCCTGCGCGACGACCGTCGTAAGCCGGTCGGTGAGGCCACGCCGAGCATGCCGGTAATCGTCATGGGTCTCTCGACCCTGCCGAGCGCCGGTTCGAAGTTCTACATTGTGGAAGAGATCGAACGTGCCCGTGCGATCGCCGAGGAACGCGCCTCGCAGGTGCGTGCCGAGGCGCTGGGCAACCAGACGAAGGTGACGGCCGGCAACCTGCTGGCCAGCATCGCCGCTGGGGACGTCAGCACGATCAACCTGATCATCAAGGCCGACACGCAGGGCTCGATCGAGACGCTCGTGGCCAACGTGGGCGGTCAGAACACCGAAGAGGTGCAGGTGAAGGTGATCCACAGCGGTGTGGGCGCCATCAACGAGAGCGACGTGGAACTGGCGATGGCGACGAAGATCAACATCGTCGACCCGAGCAAGCCGCGCAAGGTTGCGATCATCGGCTTCCACGTGACGCCGGAGGACACCGCCCGCGCGCTGGCCGAGCAGAACCACATCGACGTGAAGACGTACCGCGTGATCTACGAGATCTTCGACGACCTGAAGAAGGCCCTGTCGGGCATGTTGTCGAAGGAAGTGCGCGAGAAGATCCACGGCCATGTGGAGGTGCGTGCGGTCTTCAAGGCGTCGAAGCTCGGCAACATCGCCGGCAGCTTCGTCACCGACGGCCACGTGCTTCGCACGGACAAGGTGCGGCTGATCCGCGACGGCAAGATCGTCACGGAAGGGCTCACGCTCGAAAGCCTCCGCCGAGTGAAGGACGACGTCCGCGAGGTGAAGGCCGGCTTCGAGTGCGGCATCAAGATCGCCGGCTACGAGGACGTTCGCGTGGGCGATCGGTTAGAGGCGTACATTACGGAAGAGTTTGAACGGACGCTGTAG
- a CDS encoding DUF503 domain-containing protein translates to MHVGVLQLELSIPEANSLKDKRRVVLSLKDKIAHGHNVSVAEVGALDEHRRCIMGVAMVSNDKRYVEGGLSKLVDFIRMNSSAVLLDYQIELL, encoded by the coding sequence ATGCATGTTGGCGTACTCCAACTGGAACTGTCGATCCCCGAGGCAAACTCGCTGAAAGACAAGCGACGGGTGGTACTGAGTTTGAAGGACAAGATCGCTCACGGGCACAACGTGAGCGTCGCCGAGGTGGGTGCCTTGGACGAGCATCGCCGGTGCATCATGGGCGTGGCGATGGTCAGCAACGACAAACGCTACGTCGAGGGCGGCCTGAGCAAGCTGGTCGACTTCATTCGGATGAACTCGTCGGCGGTGCTGTTGGATTACCAGATTGAGTTGTTGTGA
- a CDS encoding YebC/PmpR family DNA-binding transcriptional regulator, translating to MGRAFERRKASIFKTAANNSKLYSKYSKQLYVAAKNGVPDPAANPFLRSLVEKAKKENVPAHVIDKAIQKAAGSGGEDFQTVRYEGFGPGGALIIVECLTDNNVRLVAEIRSYFARANAKLSASGSVVMSFDHLAVISFKGEGEEQVIEALFAADVAVEDVESKDGAITVFTPPAEFYKAKTAVLEAMPGIELDVQEITFVPHATKSLGGEELTTFEKLLQTLEENEDVQEVYHNVALS from the coding sequence ATGGGAAGAGCATTCGAACGACGCAAGGCCTCGATCTTCAAGACGGCGGCCAATAACTCAAAGCTGTATTCCAAGTACAGCAAGCAGCTGTACGTGGCGGCCAAGAACGGCGTCCCCGACCCGGCAGCCAACCCGTTCCTGCGCAGCCTCGTCGAGAAGGCCAAGAAGGAGAATGTCCCGGCCCACGTGATCGACAAGGCGATCCAGAAGGCCGCCGGCAGCGGAGGCGAAGACTTCCAAACCGTGCGTTACGAGGGGTTCGGCCCCGGCGGCGCGCTGATCATCGTCGAGTGCCTGACCGACAACAACGTGCGCCTGGTCGCCGAGATCCGCAGCTATTTTGCCAGGGCGAACGCCAAGCTGTCCGCCAGCGGGTCGGTGGTGATGTCGTTCGACCACCTGGCGGTCATCTCGTTCAAGGGCGAGGGCGAGGAGCAGGTGATCGAGGCGCTGTTCGCCGCGGACGTCGCCGTCGAGGACGTCGAGAGCAAGGACGGCGCCATCACGGTCTTCACCCCGCCCGCCGAGTTCTACAAGGCCAAGACGGCCGTGCTCGAAGCGATGCCGGGCATCGAACTGGACGTGCAGGAGATCACGTTCGTCCCGCACGCCACGAAGTCGCTCGGCGGGGAAGAGCTGACCACGTTCGAGAAGCTTCTGCAGACGCTCGAGGAGAACGAGGATGTGCAGGAGGTCTATCACAACGTCGCGCTTTCGTAA
- the nusA gene encoding transcription termination factor NusA → MNAELIRIVDGIARDKNIEREQIYTDIEQAIASALRKHFNTEDTSEFQVTLERGTGIISAARNGEVLPISMVGRIGAQTAKQVLIQLIRQDERGSIYEEYKDRVGTIVTGTIARFEGSTMIISLGRVEGIMPRSEQIPGESHNPGERIQALILEVRDTPSAVKIIMSRSHPELIRRLFEREVPEVGERTIEIKALAREPGHRTKIAVSSIDSKVDAVGACVGVRGSRIKNIVDELGGEKIDIVRWNESSQILIMNSLKPAEVAEVSLCFELGRATVVVNDDQLSLAIGKRGQNVRLAARLTGWDVDILTPPEFQAGTARLDQTLKEIEGITQEHVDKIIAMGLIDVRDIGEVGSGPLVEELGLDEATAERVEERCAAEAKIVAVEQEQKKAADNRAKSQAAAAFRGIDGVAFANPLLPQNAAAAVKEEESLEDDTAHDNLPGSLEAGGGGSPETVTHKESIQIGSGDLSPEEEAISGIERVATKDNNIVDDEDAEAARLADGSVDARDQA, encoded by the coding sequence ATGAACGCTGAACTCATCCGCATCGTCGACGGCATTGCCCGCGACAAGAACATCGAACGCGAGCAGATCTACACCGACATCGAACAGGCCATTGCGTCGGCATTGCGGAAGCACTTCAACACGGAAGACACCAGCGAGTTCCAGGTCACCCTCGAGCGCGGCACGGGCATTATCTCGGCCGCCCGCAATGGGGAAGTGTTGCCGATCAGCATGGTGGGCCGAATTGGTGCCCAGACGGCCAAGCAGGTGTTGATCCAGCTCATCCGCCAGGACGAGCGGGGCAGCATTTACGAGGAATATAAGGATCGGGTGGGCACGATCGTCACCGGCACCATTGCCCGGTTCGAAGGCAGCACGATGATCATCTCGCTCGGCCGCGTGGAAGGCATCATGCCGCGCAGCGAGCAGATTCCGGGGGAAAGCCATAACCCGGGCGAGCGGATTCAGGCGTTGATTCTGGAAGTGCGCGACACGCCGAGCGCCGTGAAGATCATCATGAGCCGCAGCCACCCGGAGCTGATCCGCAGGCTGTTCGAGCGGGAAGTGCCGGAAGTGGGCGAGCGGACGATCGAGATCAAGGCGCTGGCCCGCGAGCCGGGGCATCGCACGAAGATCGCCGTCAGCAGCATCGACAGCAAGGTGGACGCGGTGGGCGCGTGCGTCGGCGTGCGTGGCAGCCGGATTAAGAACATCGTCGACGAGCTGGGCGGCGAGAAGATCGATATCGTGCGTTGGAACGAGTCGTCGCAGATCCTGATCATGAACTCGCTGAAGCCGGCCGAGGTGGCCGAGGTTTCGCTGTGCTTTGAGCTGGGCCGGGCGACGGTCGTCGTGAACGACGATCAACTGTCGCTGGCGATCGGCAAGCGCGGTCAGAATGTGCGGCTAGCGGCCCGGTTGACCGGCTGGGACGTCGATATCCTGACGCCCCCCGAGTTCCAGGCCGGCACGGCCCGTCTCGATCAGACGTTGAAGGAGATCGAGGGCATCACGCAGGAACACGTCGACAAGATCATCGCCATGGGCCTGATCGACGTGCGCGACATTGGCGAGGTGGGTTCCGGCCCGCTGGTGGAAGAGCTTGGCTTGGACGAAGCGACGGCCGAGCGGGTCGAAGAGCGCTGCGCCGCCGAGGCGAAGATCGTCGCGGTCGAGCAGGAGCAGAAGAAGGCCGCCGACAACCGCGCCAAGTCTCAGGCCGCTGCGGCGTTCAGGGGCATCGACGGCGTCGCGTTCGCGAACCCGTTGCTTCCGCAGAACGCTGCGGCCGCGGTGAAGGAAGAGGAATCGCTCGAGGACGACACGGCCCACGACAACCTGCCGGGCTCGCTGGAGGCCGGTGGGGGTGGGTCGCCGGAGACGGTGACGCACAAGGAGTCGATCCAGATCGGTTCGGGTGACCTGTCGCCTGAAGAAGAAGCGATCTCGGGCATCGAGCGCGTCGCGACGAAGGACAACAACATCGTCGACGACGAGGACGCCGAGGCCGCCAGGCTGGCGGACGGGTCGGTGGATGCGCGGGATCAGGCGTAG
- the ugpC gene encoding sn-glycerol-3-phosphate ABC transporter ATP-binding protein UgpC, with product MAKVELDAVSKIYAGGVKAVNAIDLSIRDQEFIVLVGPSGCGKSTTLRMVAGLEEISEGEIRIGDRVVNDVPPKDRDIAMVFQNYALYPHMSVYKNMAFGLKLRKMPKDQIHKRVMDAAKILDIEHLLERKPKALSGGQRQRVAVGRAIVREPAAFLFDEPLSNLDAKLRVTTRAELKRLHQRLKTTTIYVTHDQEEAMTLGDRIVVMKDGLIQQADTPLITYNSPANRFVAGFIGMPPMNFFDGALKLVNGEMVFEEGKLENAKVSGSAAKKMAKEAEVDEPVVMTGDLTLPGNGFTLAIPDRMRDRLAGKVGSHVILGVRPEHIHLERSSDTFVPLPVMTTVTEPLGKEMDVYLKTALHDHVVARVDAKHAVQQNAPATAYVDMSKCHLFEPGETGLNLTREADVSAGNEQSESSHAVA from the coding sequence ATGGCCAAAGTTGAACTTGATGCGGTTTCGAAGATCTACGCCGGGGGCGTCAAAGCCGTCAACGCGATTGACCTGAGCATTCGGGATCAGGAGTTCATCGTGCTCGTCGGGCCCTCGGGCTGCGGCAAGAGCACCACGCTGCGCATGGTGGCGGGGCTGGAGGAGATCAGCGAGGGGGAGATCCGGATTGGGGATCGCGTCGTCAACGACGTGCCGCCGAAGGATCGGGACATCGCGATGGTGTTCCAGAATTACGCGCTGTATCCGCACATGAGCGTCTATAAAAATATGGCGTTCGGGCTGAAGCTGCGGAAAATGCCGAAGGATCAGATCCACAAGCGCGTCATGGACGCGGCCAAGATCCTCGATATTGAACACCTGCTCGAGCGTAAGCCCAAGGCCCTGTCCGGTGGCCAGCGGCAGCGCGTGGCAGTGGGGCGGGCGATTGTCCGCGAGCCGGCGGCGTTTTTGTTTGACGAGCCGCTATCCAATCTGGATGCGAAGCTGCGCGTGACGACGCGGGCGGAGCTGAAGCGGCTGCATCAAAGGCTAAAGACCACAACGATTTACGTCACGCACGATCAGGAAGAGGCGATGACGCTGGGGGATCGGATCGTGGTGATGAAGGATGGGTTGATCCAGCAGGCGGACACGCCGCTCATCACCTATAATTCGCCGGCGAACCGGTTCGTGGCGGGGTTCATTGGCATGCCGCCGATGAATTTCTTCGACGGGGCGTTGAAGCTGGTGAACGGCGAGATGGTCTTCGAGGAAGGCAAGCTCGAGAACGCCAAGGTGAGCGGCTCGGCGGCGAAGAAAATGGCCAAGGAAGCGGAAGTCGACGAGCCGGTGGTGATGACCGGCGATTTGACCTTGCCCGGGAACGGGTTTACGCTTGCCATCCCGGATCGCATGCGCGACCGGCTGGCAGGGAAGGTCGGCAGCCATGTGATTTTGGGCGTTCGGCCCGAGCACATTCACCTGGAACGGTCGTCGGACACGTTCGTCCCGCTGCCGGTGATGACGACCGTGACCGAACCGTTGGGCAAAGAGATGGACGTTTATCTCAAAACCGCGCTGCACGACCACGTGGTGGCCCGCGTTGATGCCAAGCATGCGGTGCAACAGAACGCGCCGGCGACGGCCTATGTGGACATGAGCAAGTGTCACCTGTTCGAGCCCGGCGAGACGGGCCTGAACCTGACCCGGGAGGCGGACGTGTCCGCCGGTAACGAACAGAGCGAATCGTCCCATGCTGTCGCATAA
- a CDS encoding GIY-YIG nuclease family protein yields the protein MADRVTDEDLELLGELGVDTAPEDKGGRTPREQRIIAGFEEIERFYEENGRAPQHGEGRDIFERLYAVRLDRIRESEECRTVLSGLDRHKLLSGPAQVDVPVVSDEATDDELLAALGVEADAPTDNDVAKLVHVRSTAERAAAEDVARRAPCDDFEAFRPIFEQVQDELSTGRRQTAKLERGDRDAKRFGPGDLFIIGGQKALIASAGEPIDKPQFPGDRRLRVIFDNGTEANLWLRSLKRALYEEGNRMILPVEDVAPPLFADYVDEGDAAAGSIYVLRSKSDHPFVAAHRELIHKIGVTGGDVKGRLGNAKKDPTYLLADVDVVAEYKLANINRKAMEGLLHKVFAAVRLDVELKDRFGSQVEPREWFLVPISAIDEAIKRVKDQSISRYRYDPVTARLTLI from the coding sequence ATGGCCGACCGCGTGACCGACGAAGATTTGGAGTTGCTGGGCGAGTTGGGCGTGGACACCGCGCCCGAGGACAAGGGTGGGCGAACGCCGCGCGAGCAGCGCATTATCGCGGGGTTCGAGGAGATCGAGCGCTTCTACGAGGAGAACGGCCGCGCGCCTCAGCACGGCGAGGGGCGGGACATCTTCGAGCGACTGTACGCGGTGCGATTGGACCGAATCCGCGAGAGCGAGGAATGCCGCACCGTTCTGAGCGGGCTCGATCGTCACAAGCTGCTGAGTGGACCGGCGCAAGTGGACGTCCCCGTCGTCAGCGACGAGGCGACCGACGACGAGTTGCTTGCCGCGCTCGGGGTGGAGGCGGACGCACCGACGGACAACGATGTGGCGAAACTCGTCCACGTCCGATCGACTGCCGAGCGTGCGGCCGCGGAAGACGTTGCCCGGCGCGCGCCGTGCGACGATTTCGAGGCGTTTCGCCCGATCTTCGAGCAGGTGCAGGATGAACTGAGCACGGGCAGGCGGCAGACCGCGAAGCTGGAGCGCGGGGATAGAGACGCCAAGCGGTTCGGACCCGGCGATCTGTTCATCATCGGCGGCCAAAAGGCGCTGATTGCCAGCGCCGGCGAACCCATCGACAAACCCCAGTTTCCCGGGGACCGACGCCTGCGCGTGATCTTCGACAACGGGACGGAAGCGAACTTGTGGCTGCGCTCGTTGAAACGGGCGTTGTACGAGGAGGGAAACCGCATGATCCTTCCGGTGGAGGACGTTGCGCCGCCGTTGTTCGCCGATTACGTCGATGAGGGCGACGCGGCGGCCGGCTCGATCTACGTCCTGCGCAGCAAGTCGGATCACCCATTCGTGGCCGCCCACCGTGAGTTGATCCACAAGATTGGCGTGACCGGCGGGGACGTGAAGGGCCGGCTCGGCAACGCGAAGAAGGACCCGACATATTTGCTCGCCGACGTGGATGTGGTCGCGGAGTACAAGCTGGCGAACATCAATCGCAAGGCCATGGAAGGATTGCTGCACAAGGTATTCGCTGCCGTACGATTGGACGTGGAACTGAAGGATCGCTTTGGCTCGCAGGTGGAGCCGCGAGAGTGGTTCCTCGTGCCAATTTCGGCAATCGATGAGGCGATTAAGCGCGTCAAAGATCAATCGATCAGTAGGTACCGCTACGATCCCGTGACGGCCCGCCTTACCCTGATCTAA